The following coding sequences lie in one Megalodesulfovibrio gigas DSM 1382 = ATCC 19364 genomic window:
- a CDS encoding ABC transporter substrate-binding protein, translating to MHDLNQLIRSIAQYEDDAPRQAEGADLLLYCPCPVKLVARDRVEAIAAASRDAGVPLTVRIPMGCTSVDPYDPLFQEPDPARLPGIIASIGFGDFWKRTFTQRHLQGDLFKAVLPPRLNPLHVRAGLVDPRGRYSIYGVTPYIFLVDDRKLGDVPAPRVWADVLDPKYKGMLVMCGDGDDMADAVVMNIHKEFGMEGLQALANNAKCLLHSSEMAKVAGTNDPRAAAVFIIPAFFAASVRPTSHVRMVWPEDGACASPLYFLAKAAEHERLAPLLNFFLHDFAAIDSARWFVPMAEHDSPLPEGASLKWVGWDYVEQFDVNRLREELHPVFRTLLRERR from the coding sequence ATGCACGATCTGAATCAGCTCATCCGATCCATTGCCCAATACGAGGACGACGCCCCCCGCCAGGCCGAGGGCGCAGACCTGCTGCTCTATTGTCCCTGCCCGGTCAAGCTGGTGGCCAGGGACCGTGTGGAGGCCATTGCCGCAGCCAGCCGGGATGCCGGCGTGCCGCTCACGGTGCGCATCCCCATGGGCTGCACCAGCGTGGACCCCTACGACCCCCTGTTCCAGGAGCCGGACCCGGCCCGGCTGCCGGGCATCATCGCCTCCATCGGCTTCGGCGATTTCTGGAAGCGCACCTTCACGCAGCGTCATCTGCAGGGCGATCTCTTCAAGGCCGTGCTCCCGCCACGCCTCAACCCCCTGCATGTTCGCGCCGGGCTGGTGGATCCCCGGGGGCGGTACAGCATCTACGGCGTCACCCCGTACATCTTCCTGGTGGACGATCGCAAACTGGGCGACGTGCCCGCCCCCCGCGTGTGGGCCGATGTGCTGGATCCCAAATACAAAGGCATGCTGGTGATGTGCGGCGACGGCGACGACATGGCCGACGCCGTGGTCATGAACATCCACAAGGAGTTCGGCATGGAAGGCCTGCAGGCCCTGGCCAACAACGCCAAGTGTCTGCTGCACTCCTCCGAAATGGCCAAGGTGGCCGGCACCAACGATCCGCGCGCCGCCGCCGTGTTCATCATCCCGGCATTCTTCGCCGCCAGCGTCCGGCCCACCTCCCATGTGCGCATGGTCTGGCCCGAGGACGGCGCCTGCGCCTCGCCCCTGTATTTTCTGGCCAAGGCCGCGGAGCACGAGCGCCTGGCCCCGCTCCTCAACTTCTTCCTGCATGACTTTGCCGCCATCGACAGCGCCCGCTGGTTCGTCCCCATGGCCGAGCACGACTCGCCCCTGCCCGAGGGCGCGTCCCTCAAGTGGGTGGGCTGGGACTATGTGGAGCAGTTCGACGTCAACCGCCTGCGCGAGGAATTGCACCCGGTGTTCCGCACCCTGCTGCGGGAGCGGCGATGA
- a CDS encoding GTP-binding protein gives MNEPSQPEQPAQPIPAARPIRLITVAGPPACGKTAVVAKTCGRLREAGVSTAVIKFDCLQTRDDTLYRAAGVPVSVALSGGLCPDHFFASNLEEAFDWAQETGADCCIIETAGLCNRCSPHLRGVMALCIIDNLMGIDAPEKIGPMLRLADLVLVTKGDLVSQAEREVYRHRIRQMNSRAVIRHVNGLTGQGCQELAQILAMAPAVSSVTDMKLRFSMPAAVCSYCLSETRIGSKYQKGNVRKADFGIRPVQQEAQHGE, from the coding sequence ATGAACGAGCCTTCCCAGCCGGAACAGCCGGCACAGCCGATACCAGCGGCACGGCCCATCCGACTCATCACCGTGGCCGGGCCGCCGGCCTGCGGCAAGACGGCGGTGGTGGCCAAGACCTGCGGCAGGCTGCGCGAAGCCGGAGTCTCCACGGCGGTGATCAAGTTCGACTGCCTGCAGACCAGGGACGACACCCTGTACCGGGCCGCCGGCGTGCCCGTGAGCGTGGCCCTTTCCGGCGGGCTGTGTCCGGACCATTTCTTCGCCTCCAACCTGGAAGAGGCCTTTGACTGGGCGCAGGAGACCGGGGCGGACTGTTGCATCATCGAGACTGCCGGCCTGTGCAACCGCTGCTCCCCGCACTTGCGCGGCGTGATGGCCCTGTGCATCATCGACAACCTGATGGGCATTGATGCACCGGAAAAAATCGGCCCCATGCTCCGGCTGGCCGATCTGGTGCTGGTGACCAAGGGCGATCTCGTGTCCCAGGCCGAACGCGAGGTCTATCGCCATCGCATCCGTCAGATGAACAGCCGCGCCGTCATCCGCCACGTCAACGGCCTCACCGGCCAGGGCTGTCAGGAACTGGCGCAGATTCTGGCCATGGCCCCGGCCGTCTCCTCGGTGACGGACATGAAGCTGCGCTTCTCCATGCCCGCGGCCGTCTGCTCCTACTGCCTGAGCGAAACACGCATCGGCTCGAAATATCAGAAAGGCAACGTGCGCAAGGCGGATTTCGGCATCCGGCCCGTCCAGCAGGAGGCGCAGCATGGGGAGTGA
- a CDS encoding ATP-binding cassette domain-containing protein, translating into MGSETTIRAITVTAGQDKTGLPEALDLTFRTGEVVALLGPTGSGKSRLLSDIESLADGDTPSGRRLLLDGRAPTAEERFALHGRLVAQLTQNMNFVLDMGAQDFIAAHAESRGIADPPAAARQVIDAANALAGEPFAPHTQLTQLSGGQSRALMIADTALLSWSPVLLLDEIENAGVDKRAAMRLLLNSEKIVVIATHDPVLALSADRRVVIANGAVAAILTRTPAEEALLARLAGLENGLAALRQQLRTGGELGDWAAFFQEK; encoded by the coding sequence ATGGGGAGTGAGACCACCATCCGCGCCATTACCGTGACTGCCGGCCAGGACAAGACCGGACTTCCCGAGGCCCTGGATCTGACCTTCCGCACCGGCGAGGTGGTGGCCCTGCTGGGCCCCACGGGATCGGGCAAGAGCCGGCTGCTCTCGGACATCGAATCCCTGGCCGACGGCGACACCCCCTCCGGCCGCCGCCTGCTGCTGGACGGCCGCGCCCCCACCGCCGAGGAGCGCTTTGCCCTGCATGGCCGGCTGGTGGCCCAGCTGACCCAGAACATGAACTTCGTGCTGGACATGGGCGCCCAGGACTTCATTGCCGCCCATGCGGAAAGCCGCGGCATCGCCGATCCTCCCGCCGCAGCCCGTCAGGTGATCGATGCGGCCAATGCCCTGGCCGGCGAACCCTTCGCCCCGCACACCCAGCTGACGCAACTCTCCGGCGGGCAGTCCCGGGCCTTGATGATCGCGGACACAGCCCTGCTGAGCTGGTCCCCGGTGCTGCTCCTGGACGAGATCGAGAACGCCGGCGTGGACAAGCGCGCCGCCATGCGGCTGCTGCTCAACAGCGAGAAAATCGTCGTCATCGCCACGCATGATCCGGTGCTGGCCCTCAGCGCAGACCGGCGGGTGGTCATCGCCAACGGCGCCGTGGCCGCCATCCTCACCCGCACCCCGGCAGAGGAAGCCCTGCTGGCCCGGCTGGCCGGCCTGGAAAACGGCTTGGCCGCCCTGCGTCAGCAATTGCGTACAGGCGGGGAACTGGGAGACTGGGCAGCATTTTTTCAGGAGAAATAG
- a CDS encoding HdeA family protein encodes MRQLMKTAMIAASLVALCASPAMAKKQGIQDIDFSQITCGDFVADLQTASAEDVGVIFMWLDGYLSGVSGDTTLRWDGMQDFGTNLVDLCKKKPRMKVLDASEEVGIE; translated from the coding sequence ATGAGACAGCTGATGAAGACGGCCATGATCGCGGCCAGCCTGGTGGCGCTGTGCGCCTCCCCGGCCATGGCCAAGAAGCAGGGCATCCAGGACATTGATTTTTCTCAGATCACCTGCGGGGATTTCGTGGCCGATCTGCAAACCGCCAGCGCCGAGGATGTGGGCGTGATCTTCATGTGGCTGGACGGCTACCTGAGCGGCGTGAGCGGCGATACCACCCTGCGCTGGGACGGCATGCAGGATTTCGGCACCAATCTGGTGGATCTTTGCAAAAAAAAGCCCCGAATGAAGGTGCTTGACGCTTCCGAGGAAGTGGGCATCGAGTAG
- a CDS encoding GNAT family N-acetyltransferase, with product MQIRPEVPHEFPAIFALVQRAFATARVSNGQEQHFVDRLRASTGYLPDLALVGEEHGELLGHIMLTRTHVETSAGPHPLLLLGPVAIVPERRGQGLGSQLIRDTLRRAQGQGHTAVILVGDPAFYTRLGFQAAATFGIANTNDIPDQYVLACELAPGALKNAGGGAITFEV from the coding sequence ATGCAGATCCGACCGGAAGTTCCGCACGAATTCCCCGCCATCTTCGCCCTGGTGCAGCGCGCCTTCGCCACGGCGCGCGTCTCCAACGGGCAGGAGCAGCATTTTGTGGACCGCCTGCGCGCCAGCACGGGCTACCTCCCGGATCTGGCCCTGGTGGGGGAAGAACATGGCGAGCTCCTCGGCCACATCATGCTGACGCGAACCCATGTGGAAACCAGCGCCGGCCCCCATCCCCTGCTGCTGCTGGGACCGGTGGCCATCGTGCCGGAGCGCAGGGGCCAGGGCCTCGGCTCGCAGCTCATCCGCGACACCCTTCGCCGCGCCCAAGGCCAGGGACACACGGCCGTCATCCTGGTGGGGGATCCCGCCTTTTATACCCGGCTGGGCTTCCAGGCGGCCGCGACCTTCGGCATTGCCAATACCAACGACATCCCGGATCAATACGTCCTTGCCTGCGAGCTTGCACCCGGCGCGTTGAAAAATGCCGGTGGCGGGGCAATCACCTTCGAGGTGTAG